A window of the Longimicrobiales bacterium genome harbors these coding sequences:
- a CDS encoding serine hydrolase, whose amino-acid sequence MKTAIPFGLALLLSAGPAAAQQPRLEVGQTANATVSPSDTVRYALDLPAGHFVAGRVEQTGADATVTVTSPGGERVLRAARVGRGGPEAFAFATDSAGRYVIEVAPGDSAASGAVKVRLTRSEPVATTPEGKVDQAAAFLYEDTPGAVVGVIRDGELAFVKGYGAADLTYGMPFTPETPTNIGSTSKQFTGFALAVLESRGALSLDDDVRQHIPELPDFGTKITLRHLLTHTTGYREFINTLIIAGRQVLEGDYIGPDEVIRVIQNQPELQNEPGTEFNYNNSAFSLATIVVERVTGRPFAEWMRDEVFLPLGMTSTRVRANPGQIIPGRSIGYIPGEGGFREVRDLHGSAGAGGIYTTPGDVAKWMGNFRTAKLGGPEVIRKLTTSYVLESGDSTNYGLGLFVGTDRGLRRWQHGGNDIAHSSTFVYYPDLNAGYVVFSNYQGVPGRIASVVADAFFGEHMTEAERPTAASSVDVPVATLRRYAGKYEMTTLGGMLVTVELEDGELRVELPGQPPLPLQATSTTSFQVVGAPAQISFETADDGTVEGIVFHQDGEHPGRPVAAATPPDFAAYEGRYFSEELETFYDLVVEDGKLVIRHRRFGPAPLTWTEGDSFSGTMPVSQVVFQRDAQGNITGFLAGNGRARDILFEKVGQ is encoded by the coding sequence ATGAAAACCGCGATCCCATTCGGCCTGGCGCTCCTCCTGTCCGCCGGCCCTGCCGCCGCGCAGCAGCCGCGCCTCGAGGTCGGCCAGACTGCAAACGCCACGGTGTCGCCGAGCGACACCGTCCGCTACGCGCTCGACCTGCCGGCCGGTCATTTCGTTGCCGGACGCGTCGAGCAGACTGGAGCCGATGCCACCGTGACGGTTACGAGCCCGGGCGGTGAGCGTGTGCTGCGTGCCGCACGTGTAGGTCGCGGCGGCCCGGAGGCGTTCGCGTTCGCTACGGACTCGGCCGGTCGCTACGTGATCGAGGTCGCTCCCGGGGACTCCGCTGCGAGCGGCGCGGTGAAGGTGCGCCTCACGCGATCCGAGCCGGTCGCGACGACGCCGGAGGGCAAGGTGGACCAGGCGGCGGCGTTCCTGTACGAGGACACGCCGGGCGCCGTCGTCGGCGTGATCCGGGATGGCGAGCTGGCGTTCGTGAAGGGGTACGGCGCTGCCGACCTCACGTACGGCATGCCGTTCACGCCGGAAACGCCGACCAACATCGGCTCCACGTCGAAGCAGTTCACCGGCTTCGCGCTGGCGGTGCTCGAGTCGCGCGGCGCGCTGTCGCTGGACGACGACGTGCGCCAGCACATCCCGGAGCTGCCGGACTTCGGCACGAAGATCACGCTGCGTCATCTCCTGACGCACACGACCGGGTACCGCGAGTTCATCAACACGCTGATCATCGCAGGCCGGCAGGTGCTGGAGGGCGACTACATCGGTCCCGACGAAGTGATCCGGGTGATCCAGAATCAGCCGGAACTGCAGAACGAGCCCGGCACGGAGTTCAACTACAACAACTCGGCGTTCAGCCTGGCGACGATCGTGGTGGAGCGCGTCACCGGCCGTCCGTTCGCGGAGTGGATGCGCGACGAGGTGTTCCTGCCGCTCGGCATGACGAGCACGCGCGTGCGCGCGAATCCGGGACAGATCATTCCCGGCCGCTCGATCGGCTACATCCCCGGCGAGGGTGGCTTCCGCGAGGTGCGCGACCTGCACGGTTCGGCTGGCGCGGGCGGCATCTACACGACGCCGGGCGATGTCGCGAAGTGGATGGGCAACTTCCGTACGGCGAAGCTCGGAGGGCCGGAGGTGATCCGGAAGCTGACGACGTCGTACGTGCTCGAGAGTGGAGACTCGACGAACTACGGCCTGGGCCTGTTCGTCGGCACGGACCGCGGGCTGCGCCGCTGGCAGCACGGCGGCAACGACATCGCGCACAGCTCCACGTTTGTTTACTACCCGGATCTGAATGCGGGTTACGTCGTGTTCAGCAACTACCAGGGCGTTCCGGGCAGGATCGCGTCCGTGGTGGCGGACGCGTTCTTCGGCGAGCACATGACGGAGGCCGAGCGTCCGACGGCAGCATCCAGCGTGGACGTGCCCGTTGCGACGCTGCGTCGTTACGCCGGCAAGTACGAGATGACGACACTGGGCGGCATGCTCGTCACGGTCGAGCTGGAGGACGGCGAGCTGCGCGTGGAATTGCCCGGCCAGCCGCCGCTGCCGCTGCAGGCGACGTCCACGACATCGTTCCAGGTCGTGGGTGCACCCGCGCAGATCTCGTTCGAGACGGCGGACGACGGCACCGTGGAAGGGATCGTGTTCCACCAGGACGGCGAACATCCGGGCCGGCCCGTCGCCGCGGCCACGCCGCCCGACTTCGCCGCCTATGAAGGTCGCTACTTCAGCGAGGAGCTGGAGACGTTCTACGACCTGGTCGTGGAGGACGGAAAGCTCGTGATCCGCCACCGGCGCTTCGGTCCGGCACCGCTGACCTGGACGGAGGGGGACAGTTTCTCGGGCACGATGCCGGTTTCGCAGGTGGTCTTCCAGCGCGATGCGCAGGGCAACATCACCGGCTTCCTGGCAGGCAACGGGAGAGCGCGCGACATCCTGTTCGAGAAGGTCGGGCAGTAG
- a CDS encoding NAD-dependent succinate-semialdehyde dehydrogenase, with protein MATATINPATGETLETFDELSDAGVERVLERAWRTFLSYRETSFADRATWMHAAADILEREKEQWGELITTEMGKLRSAAIGEVEKCAWVCRFYADNAERFLADRIVETDAEASYVKYQPLGPVLAVMPWNFPFWQVFRFAAPGLMAGNVGLLKHASNVPRCARAIQEIFERAGFPEGAFQSLVIGSSRVAAVIDDDRVRAVTLTGSEGAGSSVAERAGKRLKKAVLELGGSDPFIVMPSADLERAVATAVKARTVNNGQSCIAAKRFIVHRDIADEFTQQFVRAMESLRVGDPMDADTEIGPLATPAIRDELHEQVQQTVRAGARVLTGGEPLDGNGNYYPPTVLVDVPENSQAWRDELFGPVASVFVVRDVDDALRVANATRFGLGSAAWTQDPDEQLRFIEGIEAGAVFINGMVASDPRLPFGGVKASGFGRELGEHGIHEFVNIKTVVVNPAQQSKGKTAAPE; from the coding sequence ATGGCAACGGCCACGATCAACCCCGCCACGGGTGAAACCCTCGAGACCTTCGACGAGCTGAGCGACGCCGGCGTCGAGCGCGTACTCGAGCGCGCATGGCGGACGTTCCTGTCCTACCGCGAAACCAGCTTCGCCGACCGTGCGACGTGGATGCACGCCGCCGCGGACATCCTCGAGCGCGAGAAGGAACAGTGGGGCGAGCTGATCACGACGGAGATGGGCAAGCTGCGCTCGGCCGCGATCGGCGAGGTCGAGAAGTGCGCGTGGGTGTGCCGGTTCTATGCGGACAACGCGGAGCGTTTTCTCGCGGACCGCATCGTCGAGACGGACGCGGAAGCCAGCTATGTTAAGTATCAGCCCCTCGGCCCCGTGCTCGCGGTCATGCCCTGGAACTTCCCGTTCTGGCAGGTCTTCCGCTTCGCCGCGCCGGGGCTGATGGCCGGCAACGTCGGGCTGCTCAAGCACGCGTCCAATGTGCCGCGCTGTGCGCGCGCGATCCAGGAGATCTTCGAGCGCGCCGGCTTCCCGGAAGGCGCGTTCCAGAGCCTGGTCATCGGCTCGAGCCGTGTTGCCGCGGTCATCGATGACGATCGCGTGCGTGCGGTCACGCTCACCGGCAGTGAAGGCGCCGGCAGCAGCGTGGCGGAGCGCGCGGGCAAGCGGCTCAAGAAGGCCGTGCTGGAGCTGGGCGGCAGTGACCCGTTCATCGTCATGCCGAGCGCCGACCTGGAGCGCGCCGTCGCGACTGCGGTCAAGGCGCGAACGGTGAACAACGGCCAGTCCTGCATCGCGGCGAAGCGATTCATCGTCCACCGTGACATCGCCGACGAGTTCACCCAGCAATTCGTCCGCGCGATGGAATCGCTGCGCGTCGGGGATCCGATGGATGCGGACACGGAGATCGGCCCGCTTGCAACGCCAGCCATCCGCGACGAGCTGCACGAGCAGGTGCAGCAGACCGTGCGTGCCGGCGCACGCGTGCTGACTGGTGGCGAACCGCTGGACGGCAACGGCAACTACTATCCGCCGACCGTGCTGGTCGACGTTCCCGAGAACTCACAAGCCTGGCGCGACGAGCTGTTCGGGCCGGTTGCATCGGTGTTCGTCGTGCGCGACGTCGACGACGCGCTGCGCGTCGCGAACGCGACCAGGTTCGGGCTCGGCAGTGCGGCGTGGACGCAGGATCCCGACGAGCAGCTGCGCTTCATCGAAGGCATCGAGGCGGGCGCCGTGTTCATCAACGGCATGGTCGCATCCGATCCGCGCCTGCCGTTCGGCGGTGTGAAGGCGTCGGGCTTCGGGCGCGAGCTGGGCGAGCACGGGATCCACGAGTTCGTGAACATCAAGACCGTGGTCGTGAATCCTGCGCAGCAGTCGAAGGGGAAGACGGCCGCGCCGGAGTAG
- a CDS encoding DUF559 domain-containing protein, giving the protein MLASVYGFGPHAVGSHQTAGRLHDLLVDITTPVVVSTWRGHPARRDGVELHRVQLPADERTVCDGVPVTSVARTILDLAAVLQNRSLEQAMARGLRLGRVTELELRRIIARYPRRAGAPRLRAILAAEQQPAMTRSEAEERFLALIRSGELPVPQVNVRVHGFEIDFYWRSHAVAVEIDGFAYHATPAAQQRDRRRDSSLGAAGIRVLRFTWTDLTTRSQATLVKVALALGRSGT; this is encoded by the coding sequence GTGCTCGCCAGCGTCTACGGCTTCGGGCCGCACGCCGTCGGAAGCCACCAGACCGCCGGACGTCTCCACGACCTGCTGGTGGACATCACAACGCCAGTTGTCGTGAGCACGTGGCGCGGCCACCCCGCTCGGCGTGACGGCGTGGAGCTGCACCGCGTGCAACTACCTGCTGATGAACGCACAGTCTGCGACGGTGTGCCTGTCACATCCGTTGCCCGCACCATTCTCGATCTGGCTGCCGTGCTCCAGAATCGCAGTTTGGAACAGGCAATGGCGCGTGGCCTTCGGCTTGGCAGAGTGACGGAGCTGGAGCTGCGGCGCATCATCGCACGCTACCCGCGTCGAGCAGGAGCGCCGAGGCTGCGCGCGATCCTCGCCGCTGAGCAGCAGCCGGCAATGACACGCTCGGAGGCCGAAGAGCGTTTCCTTGCGCTGATCCGGAGCGGCGAACTCCCAGTGCCGCAGGTCAACGTGCGTGTCCATGGATTCGAGATCGACTTCTATTGGCGTTCGCATGCGGTCGCGGTGGAGATCGACGGGTTCGCCTACCACGCTACGCCCGCTGCGCAGCAGCGCGATCGTCGCCGTGACAGCAGCCTGGGAGCAGCCGGTATCCGCGTGCTGCGCTTCACCTGGACCGACCTGACCACGCGCTCGCAGGCTACGCTGGTGAAGGTGGCCCTGGCGCTGGGAAGGTCGGGGACGTAG
- a CDS encoding TetR/AcrR family transcriptional regulator, protein MPRTPEQLETIRAESRERILEAALRLFARQGYAATSVRRIAEEAGVSQGLLYNYFEGKEALLRAMFERSTTDVEQSLSEAETGAAPQERIERLVRSAFAIVGEHLSFWRLSYQLRMQPGVLEGLEEATTAWTEATRARIERLLGGAGVRDAAIDARVLFAAIDGAAQHFALDPEGYPVEQVTRALVRRFTRIEQHEQNGRE, encoded by the coding sequence ATGCCCCGAACGCCCGAACAGCTCGAGACCATCCGCGCCGAAAGCCGCGAGCGCATCCTGGAGGCGGCGCTGCGGCTCTTTGCGCGCCAGGGCTACGCAGCGACGTCGGTGCGCAGAATCGCCGAGGAGGCCGGGGTCTCGCAGGGGTTGCTCTACAACTATTTCGAGGGCAAGGAAGCGCTGCTGCGGGCGATGTTCGAGCGGAGCACGACGGACGTGGAGCAGTCGCTGTCGGAGGCGGAGACCGGTGCAGCGCCACAGGAGCGGATCGAGCGGCTGGTGCGCTCCGCGTTCGCGATCGTGGGCGAGCATCTCTCGTTCTGGCGGTTGTCGTACCAGCTGCGGATGCAGCCGGGAGTACTGGAAGGGCTGGAGGAAGCGACCACTGCCTGGACGGAGGCGACGCGAGCGCGCATCGAGCGGCTGCTTGGCGGTGCGGGTGTGCGCGATGCGGCGATCGACGCGCGGGTGTTGTTTGCGGCGATCGACGGTGCGGCGCAGCACTTCGCGCTGGACCCGGAGGGATATCCGGTGGAACAGGTGACGCGCGCGCTCGTGCGGCGCTTCACTCGAATCGAGCAGCACGAGCAGAACGGGAGGGAGTGA
- a CDS encoding alpha/beta fold hydrolase has protein sequence MGGREWVDRDLYPFESRYLDVGPGRMHYVDEGSGPVVLMVHGTPTWSFLYRELIRDLARDHRVIAPDHLGFGLSDHPDEFGYRPEDHARVLEQFIERLGLRDITLVVHDFGGPIGLSYAERHPENVRALVLFNTWLWSLAGSSAERVARVMGSGFGRFLYTRLNISPRMIVPAAFGDRRRLSKAVHRHYIDALDTPRARYPSWVFAREVLGSGEWYEQLWKDRGTLEQHPALLIWGRKDPAFGGALSRWKEAFPAARVVELPDVGHFVQEEAPREATSAIREFLASLTF, from the coding sequence ATGGGTGGACGTGAGTGGGTGGATCGGGATCTCTATCCGTTTGAATCCAGGTACCTGGACGTCGGTCCGGGCCGCATGCACTACGTTGATGAGGGCAGCGGTCCCGTCGTGCTGATGGTGCACGGCACACCGACGTGGTCGTTTCTGTACCGCGAGCTGATCCGCGACCTCGCGCGCGATCATCGTGTGATTGCACCGGATCATCTCGGTTTCGGTCTGTCGGACCACCCCGACGAATTCGGTTACCGTCCGGAAGACCACGCGCGCGTGCTGGAGCAGTTCATCGAGCGGCTCGGTCTGCGCGACATCACGCTGGTCGTTCACGATTTCGGCGGACCGATCGGGCTCTCGTACGCGGAGCGGCATCCGGAGAACGTGCGCGCGCTCGTGCTGTTCAACACGTGGCTGTGGTCGCTGGCGGGATCGAGCGCGGAGCGCGTCGCACGCGTCATGGGCAGCGGGTTCGGCCGTTTCCTGTACACGCGGCTCAACATCTCCCCACGCATGATCGTGCCCGCTGCGTTCGGCGATCGCCGCCGGCTCTCGAAGGCGGTACATCGCCACTACATCGACGCACTCGACACACCGCGGGCGCGCTACCCGTCCTGGGTGTTTGCGCGGGAGGTGCTCGGCTCAGGCGAGTGGTACGAGCAGCTGTGGAAGGACCGCGGCACGCTCGAGCAGCACCCCGCGCTCCTGATCTGGGGCAGAAAGGACCCTGCCTTTGGCGGCGCCCTGTCCCGCTGGAAGGAGGCCTTCCCCGCGGCGCGCGTTGTCGAGCTGCCGGATGTCGGCCACTTCGTGCAGGAGGAAGCGCCGCGCGAGGCGACGTCGGCGATCCGCGAGTTCCTGGCGAGCCTCACGTTCTGA
- the fusA gene encoding elongation factor G yields the protein MAAAKEYTSDRIRNVAVLGHGGSGKTTLIDALCFATGTSRRHGSVRDGTALTMYTDEETEHGISIQTAVAFADWNGVKVNLLDTPGYLDFTGDAVAATRVADGAVIVVGATTGVEVGTEKVWEYCEARSIPRLFFISQMDREHANFEKVLDELKRHMTPNAFAAELPIGEGEDFRGIVNLFTGQAHIYRKGTETGEYTAEPIPAGLEERANQLRTELFEAIAATDDALLERYLEGGEITTAEALAACRDAMLHGQLFPVFCGAPEKTWGVRALLEALVEIVPNPAQAHHEFTHHVGRDDEMELLGTDEGPFAALIFKTMAEPHVGELSYFRIFSGTVANGQDVYNATRSAAEKLAHLSVPIGRDRIEVERLHAGDIGVVAKLKNSHTNDTLSAEDDAVELDPIRFPEPDIALAVRAASRSDEDKIGGALNRLHEEDPTFVFGYDPEIRQTIIRGLGELHLDVQMERLKRKYHVEVVTEEPRIPYRETIRKPAEAQGKHKKQTGGHGQFGDAHVRLRPRERGAGYEFTNAITGGVVPGKFIPSVDKGVQEAARRGIIAGYPVVDFEAELFFGSYHSVDSSDMAFQIAGSLAFQKAAASADPVLLEPIVEVEVITPEAYMGDVMGDLNHRRGRILGMEQEGAKTRIKALVPQAELYKYATMLRSLTQGRAVHTRRFYGYEEAPQHVTGKIVEEAKREKEVEVHA from the coding sequence ATGGCGGCTGCGAAGGAATACACCTCGGATCGAATCCGCAACGTCGCCGTGCTCGGCCACGGCGGCTCCGGAAAGACCACTCTCATCGATGCGCTCTGCTTCGCGACGGGGACGTCGCGCCGGCACGGCAGCGTGCGGGACGGCACCGCGCTGACGATGTACACCGACGAGGAGACGGAGCACGGCATCTCGATACAGACCGCCGTCGCATTCGCCGACTGGAATGGGGTCAAGGTCAACCTGCTCGATACGCCAGGATACCTGGACTTCACCGGCGACGCCGTCGCCGCGACCAGGGTCGCCGATGGGGCTGTAATCGTGGTGGGCGCCACCACGGGCGTCGAGGTCGGGACCGAGAAGGTCTGGGAGTACTGCGAGGCGCGGTCGATTCCCAGGCTTTTTTTCATCTCCCAGATGGACCGCGAGCACGCCAACTTCGAGAAGGTGCTCGACGAGCTGAAGCGGCACATGACGCCGAACGCCTTCGCGGCGGAACTGCCGATCGGGGAAGGGGAGGACTTCCGCGGCATCGTGAACCTGTTCACGGGCCAGGCCCACATCTACCGGAAGGGCACAGAAACAGGCGAGTACACGGCGGAGCCGATCCCGGCCGGGCTGGAAGAGCGCGCCAACCAGCTGCGCACGGAGCTGTTCGAAGCGATCGCGGCAACCGACGATGCCCTGCTCGAGCGCTACCTCGAAGGCGGCGAGATCACCACGGCGGAAGCGCTCGCCGCCTGCCGCGACGCCATGCTGCACGGCCAGCTGTTTCCGGTGTTCTGCGGCGCCCCCGAAAAGACCTGGGGCGTGCGTGCGCTGCTCGAGGCACTCGTCGAGATCGTGCCGAATCCCGCGCAGGCACACCACGAGTTCACGCACCATGTCGGTCGCGACGACGAGATGGAGCTGCTCGGCACCGATGAGGGCCCGTTCGCCGCGCTGATTTTCAAGACCATGGCCGAGCCGCATGTCGGCGAGCTCAGCTACTTCCGCATCTTCAGCGGCACCGTCGCCAACGGGCAGGACGTCTACAATGCGACGCGCAGCGCGGCCGAGAAGCTCGCGCACCTTTCCGTGCCCATCGGGCGCGATCGCATCGAGGTCGAGCGGCTGCACGCCGGTGACATCGGCGTCGTCGCGAAGCTGAAGAACAGCCACACGAATGACACGCTGAGCGCCGAGGACGACGCGGTCGAGCTGGATCCGATCCGCTTCCCCGAGCCCGATATCGCCCTCGCCGTCCGCGCGGCCTCGCGCAGCGACGAGGACAAGATCGGCGGCGCGTTGAACCGCCTCCACGAGGAGGACCCGACGTTCGTGTTCGGTTATGACCCCGAGATCCGCCAGACGATCATCCGCGGGCTCGGCGAGCTGCACCTGGACGTGCAGATGGAGCGGCTCAAGCGGAAGTACCACGTCGAGGTGGTCACGGAAGAGCCGCGCATCCCGTACCGCGAGACGATCCGAAAGCCTGCCGAGGCGCAGGGCAAGCACAAGAAGCAGACGGGCGGCCACGGCCAGTTCGGCGACGCCCACGTGCGGCTCCGTCCCCGCGAGCGCGGAGCGGGCTACGAGTTCACCAACGCCATCACGGGCGGTGTCGTACCGGGCAAGTTCATTCCGTCCGTCGACAAGGGGGTCCAGGAAGCCGCCCGCCGCGGCATCATCGCCGGCTACCCCGTCGTCGACTTCGAGGCGGAACTGTTCTTCGGCTCCTACCACTCGGTCGACTCCAGCGACATGGCGTTCCAGATCGCCGGGTCGCTCGCCTTCCAGAAGGCGGCCGCCAGTGCCGATCCCGTGCTCCTCGAGCCGATCGTCGAAGTCGAAGTGATCACGCCCGAAGCGTACATGGGCGACGTGATGGGTGACCTGAACCACCGCCGCGGCCGCATCCTCGGCATGGAGCAGGAAGGCGCCAAAACGCGGATCAAGGCACTCGTGCCGCAGGCCGAGCTCTACAAGTACGCGACGATGCTGCGCTCACTCACGCAGGGCCGCGCGGTGCACACGCGCCGCTTCTACGGCTACGAGGAGGCGCCGCAGCACGTGACCGGGAAGATCGTCGAGGAGGCGAAGCGCGAGAAGGAAGTGGAAGTGCACGCATAG
- a CDS encoding rhomboid family intramembrane serine protease — MAYRGSSFGGFGGFSMSPWVGRLLIANTVVFLLQNVIPSLTMQLAFVPALTLVRPWTLITYMFAHGGFGHLIFNMIALFFFGPPLEDRLGSRGFLIFWLVSGLGGAALSFFFAYDAPIIGASAGVYGVLLAFAMFYPDMPIYIWGILPVKAKWLVAFMFVLSLMNAVGGARDGVAHFAHLGGLAGGYLYLRFAGHRRYGSGGMMSRIRGAMPKRRNKNLTVVPGGRSGSSSAAPPPPQQPPPQQRRADDARMLDQLDRVLDKISTQGIASLTADERRLLDEASKRYRQN, encoded by the coding sequence ATGGCGTACAGAGGTTCTTCCTTCGGCGGTTTCGGCGGCTTCAGCATGTCTCCCTGGGTGGGGCGGCTGCTGATCGCGAACACCGTGGTGTTTCTGCTGCAGAACGTGATTCCGTCCCTCACGATGCAGCTCGCGTTCGTCCCCGCACTCACACTCGTGCGGCCGTGGACGCTGATCACGTACATGTTCGCGCACGGCGGGTTCGGGCACCTGATCTTCAACATGATCGCCCTGTTCTTCTTCGGGCCGCCGCTGGAGGACCGGCTCGGCTCGCGGGGCTTCCTCATCTTCTGGCTCGTGTCCGGGCTGGGCGGCGCGGCCCTCTCGTTCTTCTTCGCCTACGATGCGCCCATCATCGGCGCCTCCGCGGGCGTCTACGGCGTGCTGCTCGCGTTCGCCATGTTCTATCCGGACATGCCGATCTACATCTGGGGCATCCTGCCCGTGAAGGCGAAGTGGCTCGTTGCGTTCATGTTCGTGCTCAGCCTGATGAACGCGGTCGGTGGAGCGAGAGACGGCGTCGCACATTTCGCCCACCTGGGCGGCCTCGCGGGTGGCTACCTCTACCTGCGCTTCGCCGGACACCGACGCTACGGAAGCGGGGGGATGATGTCCCGGATCCGCGGGGCGATGCCGAAGCGCCGGAACAAGAACCTCACGGTCGTTCCCGGCGGGCGCAGCGGCAGCAGCAGCGCCGCGCCGCCGCCACCGCAGCAGCCGCCGCCGCAGCAGCGGCGGGCCGACGATGCGCGCATGCTCGATCAGCTCGACCGCGTGCTGGACAAGATCAGCACCCAGGGCATCGCCAGCCTTACCGCGGACGAGCGGCGGCTGCTGGACGAGGCATCGAAGCGGTACCGACAGAACTAG
- a CDS encoding D-alanine--D-alanine ligase, with protein sequence MKIAVLFGGTSEERDVSIASGAQVVKALRSRGHDVVSVDTARGVLRGEEEARLLDAGVSPLPPGRGELDVLRTGDVAALLRAPELAGVDVAFLALHGGSGEDGTLQALLDLTGVPYTGSGMLGSAIAMDKDISKRLMLGAGVPTPEWLMAPATVDDVTEVVGWPAVVKPSKQGSTVGLTVVKDPKDYDAAVAEAFCYDDEVMIERFIPGRELTVPVLGDDPLPVGEIIAKHEIFDYECKYQPGMAEEIFPADLTGAQVVTAQMLALKTHRALKLRGYSRVDFRLDAENTFWCLEANTLPGMTAASLFPKGAAAAGMPFPEVCERICRLGIEEHARRRGV encoded by the coding sequence ATGAAGATCGCGGTGCTGTTCGGCGGAACCAGTGAGGAGCGGGACGTTTCCATTGCAAGCGGCGCGCAGGTCGTGAAGGCACTGCGCTCGCGCGGCCACGACGTCGTTTCCGTGGACACCGCGCGCGGTGTGCTGCGCGGCGAGGAGGAGGCGCGGCTGCTCGATGCGGGTGTGTCGCCACTGCCGCCGGGGCGCGGCGAGCTGGATGTGCTGCGTACCGGCGACGTCGCCGCGCTGCTGCGCGCGCCGGAACTGGCGGGTGTCGACGTCGCCTTTCTCGCACTGCACGGCGGATCCGGCGAGGACGGCACGCTGCAGGCGCTGCTGGACCTGACCGGCGTTCCGTACACGGGCAGCGGCATGCTGGGCAGCGCGATCGCGATGGACAAGGACATCTCGAAGCGACTCATGCTCGGCGCCGGCGTGCCGACACCGGAGTGGCTGATGGCGCCCGCCACCGTCGACGACGTGACGGAAGTCGTCGGGTGGCCGGCGGTCGTGAAGCCGAGCAAGCAGGGCTCCACGGTCGGCCTCACGGTGGTGAAGGACCCGAAGGACTACGACGCCGCCGTTGCGGAGGCGTTCTGCTACGACGACGAGGTAATGATCGAGCGCTTCATCCCCGGCCGCGAGCTGACCGTCCCCGTCCTGGGGGACGATCCGCTGCCGGTCGGCGAGATCATCGCCAAGCACGAGATCTTCGACTACGAGTGCAAGTACCAGCCGGGGATGGCGGAAGAGATCTTCCCGGCAGACCTGACGGGAGCGCAGGTCGTGACAGCACAGATGCTTGCGCTCAAGACACACCGCGCACTCAAGCTGCGCGGCTACAGCCGCGTCGATTTCCGGCTGGATGCCGAGAACACGTTCTGGTGTCTCGAGGCGAACACGCTGCCGGGGATGACCGCCGCTTCGCTGTTCCCGAAGGGCGCGGCAGCGGCCGGAATGCCGTTCCCGGAAGTCTGCGAGCGCATCTGCAGGCTCGGCATCGAGGAACACGCCCGCCGTCGCGGGGTCTAG